The sequence ctgttgagacattcagatcatgccttgttaccactgtgcaggctggtggtggtggtgtaatggtgtgggggatgttttcttagcacactttaggccccttagtgccaattgggcatcgtttaaatgccacggcctacctgagcattgtttctgaccatgtccatccctttatgaccaccatgtacccatcctctgatggctacttccagcaggataatgcaccatgtcacaaaggtcgaatcatttcaaattggtttcttgaacatgacaatgagttcactgtactaaactggcccccacagtcaccagatctcaacccaatagagcatctttgggatgtggtggaacgggagcttcgtgccctggatgtgcatcccacaaatctccatcaactgcaagatgctatcctatcaatatgggccaacatttctaaagaatgctttcagcaccttgttgaatcaatgccacgtagaattaaggcagttctgaaggcgaaagggggtcaaacacagtattagtatggtgttcctaataatcctttaggtgagtgtatatatctctGCATACTGATCGATGGCGTTCACCTGTAGCTGTCtggtactgtactgttactaaaAGTGTAGTTTGTATTCAGACATGCACAAgatagaaatacaaaaataaaagtctttgtgtctttatatatatatatatcttatgaTTTTAATTGTGTCGgtaataaacaatgtatttgtttgttcatATCAGATGAATTAATCTACAGACATTCCTGAGTTTGATCCGTTTAGAGCAAATAAATGAAGTTAATCACGTAATGATCCATCACGCGTGTTTCTCTCTGACACTGCGGTGACATTGTAACCTGTCTTCCTGGATCAGCACTTTCACTCGATACAACACTATCACTGGACTTGGGACACTAGGTGTGTTTTTGAGCTGCGGATCTCGTTCTGTTATTCATCTTCACACATGATCACATTGTACACTGAGTGAAAAAACGACATTAAATAAAAGCATCAGTTGCCAAAGTTGTTGTCTCGTCAAAACAAACACTGTTGTTAAGCGCCTTCACTGTAAGCACCGCGCATATGGAGGCTGTTTCTCGGTGCCTTTCTGAGCAGTTTTCAATAATCGTGTGCATCTTCTTTACACTTTATCTTCCCCTCAAAGTACCCAGATATCTACTTTACACACAGACGCGCAACAGTAAACACGGGCAGTGGCGTGTTGCCCTTTGTTTCTTATTACTGTGCTCTTCTGAGCGTCGTGTACTTGTTACTTATGCTGGCGGCGACCATTCGTTCAACTCTTTCCCTTATATCGCGAAGCACTTTCATTACAGGAcagcatacatgcatgcgtgcatacacatatacatacatgcgtgcatacacatatacatacatgcgtGCATGCATACGTAGTCcgaattataaaaacaaaaacaaaacctgaaaCACAAAACTGTAAAATGCAGACGGTCCCTAGAAAGGTGCCATCTGTTTCAAggtccctccctcctctccacGAGAAGGGGAGGCGGCGGGGCGCCTGGAAACCGCTCTGGCGGAGCTGCCGGACGGACACAAGCGGTCGGGCTGCGAGCGGAGCGGAGCGGAGCGGTTCTGTCTGCCGGGCTGCTGCACTCCCACCGCCGCCACACGGACCCGGCCCAGCCCTCAGCGTGGGGACACTTTACCTGGGAATTACCCGCAGCGGGACAGAGTCGGCGCGGGGAGCGAAGTgatactttttctttctttttcctcctccctctcttcgGAAACAGAGGGGCAGAGACGGCGGGCACGATGGGCGGCTCTGGGAGTTTCGGCGCCCGGGCGGATCCGCGCAAAGTTCTGCGGGGGCGCCTGCTGTGCGTGTGGGTCGCGCTGCTGGGCTGCGGGGCGGCGGGCGGCCAGTACAGCGAGCGGGGCATGTCGGTGCCGGAGCACGGCTTCTGCCAGCCCATCTCCATCCCGCTGTGCACGGACATCGCCTACAACGAGACCATCATGCCCAACCTGCTGGGCCACACCAACCAGGAGGacgcggggctggaggtgcacCAGTTCTACCCGCTGGTCAAGGTGCAGTGCTCCCCGGACCTCAAGTTCTTCCTGTGCTCCATGTACGCGCCGGTGTGCACGGTGCTGGAGCAGGCGCTGCCGCCCTGCCGGTCGCTGTGCGAGAGGGCCCGGCAGGGCTGCGAGGCGCTCATGAACAAGTTCGGCTTCCAGTGGCCGGACACGCTGGCCTGCGAGACCTTCCCGGTCCACGGCGCCGGCGAGCTGTGCGTGGGGCAGAACATGTCCGGGGAGAGCGCCCCTCTGAACCCCACGCCCGCCGTCACCGCGCCTTCCCCCCACGACCCCCGGCACCCCAGGGCGCATTTCACCTGCCCCAAGTCCCTCAAGGTGCCCCCTTACCTGAACTACCACTTCCTGGGGGAGATGGACTGCGGCGCCCCCTGCGAGCCCCTCAAGCCGCAGGGGATGATGTACTTCAGCCAGGAGGAGCTCAAGTTCGCCCGCATCTGGATCGGCATCTGGTCGGTGCTGTGCTGCGCCTCCACGCTGTTCACCGTCCTCACCTACCTGGTGGACATGAAGCGCTTCAGCTACCCGGAGCGGCCCATCATCTTCCTGTCCGGCTGCTACACCATGGTGGCCATCGCCTACATCGCGGGCTTCCTGCTGGAGGACAGGGTGGTCTGCAACGACAAGTTCGACGACGGCTACAGGACGGTGGTCCAGGGCACCAAGAAGGAGGGCTGCACCATTCTGTTCATGATGCTGTACTTCTTCAGCATGGCCAGCTCCATCTGGTGGGTCATCCTGGCCCTGACCTGGTTCTTGGCCGCCGGGATGAAGTGGGGCCACGAGGCCATCGAGGCCAACTCGCAGTACTTCCACCTGGCGGCCTGGGCCGTGCCCGCCGTCAAGACCATCACCATCCTGGCCGTGGGGCAGGTGGACGGGGACGTGCTGAGCGGGGTCTGTTTCGTGGGCATCAACAACGTGGACGCCCTACGTGGGTTCGTCCTGGCGCCCCTCTTCGTGTACCTCTTCATCGGCACCTCCTTCCTCCTGGCCGGCTTTGTGTCGCTCTTCCGCATCCGGACGATCATGAAGCACGACGGCACCAAGACAGAGAAGCTGGAGAAGCTGATGGTGAGGATTGGCATCTTCAGCGTGCTGTACACCGTGCCCGCCACCATCGTCATCGCCTGCTATTTCTACGAGCAGGCCTTCAGGGAACAGTGGGAAAAAAGCTGGGTCAGCCAGGCCTGCAAGGCCTATGCCATCCCCTGCCCGCCTCATGGGCATCCGCAGATGAGCCCGGACTTCACCGTCTTCATGATCAAGTATCTCATGACTCTGATCGTGGGCATCACCTCGGGGTTTTGGATTTGGTCTGGGAAAACACTCAATTCCTGGAGGAAATTTTACACAAGACTGGCCAACAGTAAGCAGGGCGAGACGACGGTGTGAGACGGGAAACCCAGCCCTGCGTGTTTTATACTGGACTGaggacttgtttttttgttttgttcgtcTGGAGATGTGACGGACGCTCtttgattatattattataagttTTGTTGTAAATAGCATTTGTGAGATTTttgtaagtatatatatttgtatttaaaaaaaagagaagcatAAATTCctttttgaattgtttttataagtattttggagaagaaaaaaaaaaaaaggtactgAATTATTTTACACTCACAGAGCGTTGGGGATGTGAGTCTGTGGGTTTGGCAGTCGCCCCTCTGTCTCTTGACCACTGACTGGGAACGGTGACTGAGAGGAGCGCGTTTATATCTGAACatgtttctctttgggtctgAATGCCTTCTAGTGCCACGCCAGGTTCAGGGCAGAGCATCTCAAAAACCAAACCACAATAATACAGTCTGTGTAACAAGTGTTTGAAATCCACAACCATTTAGAAATTGAAGTTTggggagtgtttttttttaatttaattttattttattcaacctAAAAACTTATGATATTTCCCCCTTTATGTAAAATCTATTAAGTAAATCCTTATTTTTCTCtgaaggttttaaaaatgtttaatcacCCAATTGATTTCAACAAATTGCCCAATGCCCTTTgaaatagctgtgtgtgtgtgtgtgtgtgtgcgcgcgtgtcAGATGtagtaatataaatattttattgataaatatagGGATTTGAGAAAGCCATCAATGCACCTGGTTTAATAATAGATAACAGAGCCGCAGTTTTAGAAGGTCGTCTGTGTCTGAAGCGGCTCTTTAAAGTGACCCGTCTCTGCAGTGCGTGTGATGGCTGTGGATTCAGCTGCACTGCCCTTACAGGGAGAACAGCTGAAATATTAACACCAGAGACAGATGGAGAAGTGTTCAAGGACAACTACAAGCACAATGAAATCTGAAGAGCTAAAAGGATctgctttttctgtttgtttttttttggttggtcGATCAATCGGATGTGTGTGAAGTTGTGGGGAACCCAATGAAGCGGCACAGCCGAGTTAAACAAGTGCAGAGAGATCGTGAAATGGATCGAACTGGAGGTTTGAGGTGGTTTTtctgcaggagaggaggatgagcCATTCAGCCTGGTGGAAATGAGAAAAGgcattgtgtgtgagagagagtgtgattgtgtgtgagtgtgagagagagagagtgcgtgtggttgtgagtgtgtgtacatGGTGAGTGTGTATGGTTTAAAGTAAAGATAAATTGCTGTTTTAAGGGAAAAGGGCAGCTTTCAGAATGATTTGAATAAACTCCCATTGTTATTCTTGAGAGCAGGAATGTTTTTTCCTCCCTCTTTCTTTTCCCcatttgaaaaggtctggaCATTTCACGGGTGTGTAGATGCTCAGTGAATGTAGTGGGGGTTGCTtgttgatacacacacactgtgctggTTGTGTGATTAAAGTGCTGGCTTTCCCTGTAGGCCTGCCCTGCCACCCTATACTGCTCCCAGCCCTGCAGTCTCGGTGCGTGCGTCTCGGCTCAGAGCGGTGTCGTGGAAAACCCAGCTCTCGTAACCGGCGGCCCAGGAGGCGTTGGGACCCGAGGGAGAGGCTTTGTGAACACAGCTTTGTCTTGCTTTGCACAAGTACAAAGAAAATTCCCAGAGTAGCCTGGTGTTTTACTGCAAAAGTATTATTGTTTGTATCGACTGACTCGTTCGGGATCTGTATACACCAGGCTGTGCGTGACGTAGTGCGAGACACAAGAcgtgttttttttgcttttttattttttattgtattaatttgggGGGCTTTGCATCTGCCTCTGTTTCACAGACATTTTTCCCCAGTTAAATGCTCTGCTGCATGCTTCTGAGAAGTCTTTCATCTTAAAAGCATAAAAGCCtatattattaaactatacttTTCTTCCACCCCCATGGCAATGTTGTTTTCtggtatgcatttatttgttttactatcAAAGAATCCTTTATATTTATAGAACAATAGAAGgtttatatattccatatttttaatttctctaaaaataaaaattcccACTTTTGTACAAAATACCGTGTCTCTGTGGTTTGGAATATTCCcatcattgttttttcttttccttttctttgttgttttgagGGCTTTTATCTCCTGCTTTATATGTATAGGATTAAACTAAAAGGGATATTTTGTTTTGGGTAACTTGACCATTTTAAGAAGTGAATGAGCGTGTGGAAATATCCTGGAGTTTGGAAGATGGTCTGGAAGTGGAGTATGATTTTATTAGTGGTATTATTCTTCTTGCTCACTTCAGTTATGCAAATAGGatgtctttgttgttgttgctattgtgttttttgtgttttactgAATCTTCCGCAACATTGAATGTAAAAAGAATAGTGGAACATCAGAACTCAATTAAGGGAAATGTTTGATTTAAATTCCtcagttttaaaatgtgttcccGGAGGTGGAATCTGCGCCGAGGGTAAGTTGTTGAAAGACGAGCTTTGTTATAGAAATGGGGAGAATGGGTTGTTAATTCAACAAGACAAATATTGATTCTTTATTAGTTTTATGAGTGTGCGCCTCTGATGTGTAGGTGTGGTTGCCCTGAAGCTTTTAAAACGTTTGCAGGTCTTTTAAATAGTTACAATTAGTGTGATGCTCAGATTTGTCAGCCACATGTTAAGGAGTGAAACtggttttaaaattttaaagtgtttgGTTTTCTCGAAACTCATAAACCTACTTTAAAAGGGATATTAAGTGACGCAAAAGTCCTCGATcgatgtgtttttttgttttttttatcacacttagtaaatgttttatttaaatgagtTCCGAGTAAAGATACGATACTGTTGTCCTGTTGTCGGTGTCCGTTCTGCTTGTCGCAGCAGTGGAGACCGTCTGTGAACTTGAGACTGAAACCTGATTCTATTTTCTGACACACAAATGAAGTGATGGGGATCTGTGGAAATGCTTTTCTGACACTTCTGCTCCCCTTGTGAACCGATATCCAGCACGCATTTCGGAGCTCCTTTCTCATTTTTTACCGTCTGCATGAACGTTGTGCAGTTTCCCCTCGGTTACCTCAGCAGTGAAGTCTTCTGGTTTGGGTTTTTGTTTCCTTCATCGTGAAGGCCTCTACAGCGGCCGCTCTTCGCTGAATCTCTCCAGGCCCAATCCTGACATCAGACCAGCCATGGATTCATGGTGGATTCTATAGATGGGTCACGCGTGTgtcagaagaaaagaaaaagaaacgtATTGGAATTGACTCCCTATTTATAGAATCGACTGAGGCTGCTTTGAGGAGCTCGAGGACAACAGCCTTGCTTTTGTGTACCGACAATAACTTATTGCCACTGATCTGATTTTCTTCCTTTCCCCCCCCCTGAATGGTACATTTCTCTGTGTTGGTGAACTCTTGAAGTAATGAGGTTCCTGAAGGGGAACGGGATCCGGCCATGACTGAGCGCAAGCCTGGGCAAGCTCCTCATTCGGAGGAGAGAAATTAGAGCAGATTTatggctctctctctcctggctcTACACACCGCACGGTTTTGGAGGGGCTAGCAGGACCTGCGGCCATATTTACATGAACACAATGCAGACCAATGTGTGTAATACTCCTGCCAGAGCACAATAGGACAATAACTGTTTATCTCTTCCTGAAAGGTGACATTTTGTGAATCCCCCCccaagcctctctctctccagacacTAAGCACCACGCCAggttgtgtgtttgtctctgaaCCCTGTGAATTAGACTCCAGGCAGACAGTGTGGTTACTGCGTTCTCCTGTGTTCAGCGTTAGTCACTCTCTGGTTCCAGGTTGGTTGTAATGTGGGTTTGCCAGCGCGTGTTGATGAATACCAGGCTGAAGAATGCCTGCGCGCCGCATTCCTGCCCCGTCGGCCGAGCTGCAGCAGCGCGCTGGAATTTATAACCCAGCGAGGGCCGACGCACACGGGAGCTGTGTGAGATACAGTGCGCACTTTGCACCCTCGCGTCAGGCTGTCACAACCTTGCAGAAAGGcaggacgtgtgtgtgtgtggggaatgTTTCAGAGCCCGGGTTCAGATCACTTTGCAGTctccatttctttttcttttgcaaagtggggaagaaagaaaccaaaaataaaaaaagtgttaatTTAGGCCCCATTTTAAACAGGGCCGATGTGTTTACATCGTAAATGTAGATGTGTTTAACAGGCAACATTACAGACATGTTTAGGCACATCTGTGTCATGTTCATTGGCAGATCATATTGTAAATCCTTCATGTAGAAATGGccccacaacaacaacagcctCCTGACTTCATAGCTGGGGGTCATAAGGTTTCCCCATGTGACATGTGAGGGACCCCAGACACGACCATCCTGTCAATCTCCTGTCAGCTGATCCCACAAACATCTGTGAAGAAGCGTCATAATGAAACCTGCCTGAATAATTAGGGGAACAAATAGAGGGGGCAGAAGCGCATACATAACATAAGATATTTGTATAATAATTTGGATTACTGAAGGAAAGTCTACAACTGAGGCAGCCCGACCTGGGTTTATTTTATCCCAATATTGTGCCACTGCTGTGCTGTGGGCCAGTATCGACCCGGCGTCAATCCCAGCCGGGGGGTTTGTGTCGTGCATGCGCAGTGGCCTGGGCTGTAAGGTACAGTACATCTCCTGATTAGTGTCTGCAAGGCCACTCCAGTGTCCAGCTCCTTGGGTTTCCAGAGAACCGGTTTTAATGCGGTTTGGGCTCCAGACAATACTGATTACAGCCCTTTCTTCTTCCCTGTTGTTGCCACAATGACAGCTGCCGGTGTCATTTTGTACACTTTTGAAACATCCAAGTGCACTGTAAAGGCTAATGCTTAAGATAGCAACATTTCTGTTGTCTGTTGATTGGTTATTCAGTTTGATTACATTCTGAGCGTCGAGGTGTTCTAATATGAAGGGCGCtatatacaattacatttatgttattatattataaacGTACGTCCGTGTCCGTCGCTGGGTTTTAGGCTATATGAGGCATCGTGTCTATTATTGATTTACACCACGTTGTGAAAGTCACCACACACGGCTCTCCCGCGGTTTCCTCAGTGAGTGTGCGCAGTGCGCTGAGAGAGACCCCCTCATCTTGCCATCTCTGGACTGGTCCAGGTCCTGCTCTCATCATGACCTGAGATAAAGGAGGCTCACACACAATGAACAGGTGTGATGGCATCAACGTGTAGTCTCTGTAGTAAACGGGTTCATTACAAGACACGGTGCAGAATTCATGAAACCTTTAGGCTTGTCAATTGTCCCGCCTCCCTGCAGCTGCTAATGGGAATACTAATGATGGAtctctttaattatttattgtaattatgAGACGCATGCACTACCGCTTTTTGCTCAGTTTTTCTGTTA is a genomic window of Amia ocellicauda isolate fAmiCal2 chromosome 10, fAmiCal2.hap1, whole genome shotgun sequence containing:
- the fzd1 gene encoding frizzled-1, translating into MGGSGSFGARADPRKVLRGRLLCVWVALLGCGAAGGQYSERGMSVPEHGFCQPISIPLCTDIAYNETIMPNLLGHTNQEDAGLEVHQFYPLVKVQCSPDLKFFLCSMYAPVCTVLEQALPPCRSLCERARQGCEALMNKFGFQWPDTLACETFPVHGAGELCVGQNMSGESAPLNPTPAVTAPSPHDPRHPRAHFTCPKSLKVPPYLNYHFLGEMDCGAPCEPLKPQGMMYFSQEELKFARIWIGIWSVLCCASTLFTVLTYLVDMKRFSYPERPIIFLSGCYTMVAIAYIAGFLLEDRVVCNDKFDDGYRTVVQGTKKEGCTILFMMLYFFSMASSIWWVILALTWFLAAGMKWGHEAIEANSQYFHLAAWAVPAVKTITILAVGQVDGDVLSGVCFVGINNVDALRGFVLAPLFVYLFIGTSFLLAGFVSLFRIRTIMKHDGTKTEKLEKLMVRIGIFSVLYTVPATIVIACYFYEQAFREQWEKSWVSQACKAYAIPCPPHGHPQMSPDFTVFMIKYLMTLIVGITSGFWIWSGKTLNSWRKFYTRLANSKQGETTV